A part of Streptomyces sp. NBC_01210 genomic DNA contains:
- a CDS encoding YceI family protein, translated as MGLFNRKTDTTTTATATTVVDPALAALTGEYSIDPAHSSIGFTVRHAMVTNVRGSFGDFSGSLQLNGTDPHHSTAEIDVKITSIDTGIADRDGHLRSGDFFEAEKYPLMTFRSTQAEQLGGDSYRITGDLTIKDVTRPLAIDLEFNGSATDVYGNERVGFEGSAEILRSDWGLTWNAALETGGVMVSDKVKLTFDISAIKAAPQV; from the coding sequence ATGGGTCTCTTCAACCGCAAGACCGACACCACCACCACCGCGACCGCCACCACCGTGGTGGACCCGGCGCTCGCCGCTCTGACCGGCGAGTACAGCATCGACCCCGCCCACAGCAGCATCGGCTTCACGGTGCGCCACGCCATGGTCACCAATGTCCGCGGCTCGTTCGGCGACTTCTCCGGCAGCCTGCAGCTGAACGGCACCGACCCCCACCACTCCACCGCCGAGATCGACGTCAAGATCACCAGCATCGACACCGGGATCGCCGACCGCGACGGCCACCTGCGCAGCGGCGACTTCTTCGAGGCGGAGAAGTACCCGCTGATGACCTTCCGTTCGACGCAGGCGGAGCAGCTCGGCGGCGACTCGTACCGCATCACCGGTGACCTGACGATCAAGGACGTCACGCGCCCGCTCGCCATCGACCTGGAGTTCAACGGCTCCGCCACCGATGTGTACGGCAACGAGCGCGTCGGCTTCGAGGGCAGCGCCGAGATCCTCCGCTCCGACTGGGGCCTGACCTGGAACGCGGCGCTGGAGACCGGCGGCGTGATGGTCAGCGACAAGGTCAAGCTCACCTTCGACATCTCGGCGATCAAGGCCGCGCCGCAGGTCTGA
- a CDS encoding class I SAM-dependent methyltransferase translates to MGFYAQRIVPRIVDVACGTKLVAPLRRRVCEGLQGEVIEIGFGSGHNVPFYPAAVTGVTAVEPSDVGWQLAGERIRAATVPVQRAGLDGQALPFEDDSFDAALSTWTLCTIPDAGAALREVRRVLKPGGTLHFLEHGLAPEEDENVRRWQRRLEPLNKRIFAGCHLTRPTVDMLAAAGFTITELDVFYEKGAPKPMGADSLGIALSP, encoded by the coding sequence ATGGGGTTCTATGCCCAGCGAATCGTGCCGCGGATCGTCGACGTCGCCTGCGGGACGAAGCTGGTCGCACCGCTACGACGCCGAGTCTGCGAGGGCCTGCAGGGTGAAGTGATCGAGATCGGATTCGGTTCGGGGCACAACGTCCCCTTCTACCCGGCGGCCGTCACCGGCGTGACCGCGGTCGAGCCGTCCGATGTCGGATGGCAACTCGCCGGGGAACGCATCAGGGCGGCAACCGTCCCGGTGCAGCGCGCCGGTCTGGACGGCCAGGCGTTGCCCTTCGAGGACGACAGCTTTGACGCCGCTCTCTCCACCTGGACGCTCTGCACCATCCCCGATGCAGGGGCCGCTCTGCGTGAGGTGCGGCGCGTCCTCAAGCCCGGCGGGACTCTGCATTTTCTCGAACACGGGCTGGCCCCGGAAGAGGACGAGAACGTGCGCCGCTGGCAACGGCGGCTCGAACCACTGAACAAGCGGATCTTCGCCGGATGTCACCTCACCCGGCCGACCGTCGACATGCTGGCGGCCGCAGGGTTCACGATTACCGAACTCGACGTCTTCTACGAGAAGGGCGCACCGAAGCCCATGGGCGCCGACTCCCTCGGTATCGCCCTGTCGCCCTAG
- a CDS encoding S8 family peptidase, with amino-acid sequence MRKRTRLTAFAAAALTAALVAAGLMSASSQSAQASDEHAAPATLYRSANAVPGRYIVTLGKGVDSESMTGLAGVEPLFTYTSAMRGFAAALSPLQLDQVRSTPGVVAVEEDAAVSVLGSTGSHTRAAALSAAALSAPASWGLDRIDQHNLPLDNSFTPKSSGRGATAYILDTGIDFDHTEFGGRAKLGYDSVGDGWEGRDCHGHGTHVAGTVAGKTYGVARAASLVSIRVLDCLGSGTWSSVIAGLDWVAAHAKHPAVLNASIGGEKSVAVNKAVTAVSDSGVLPIVAAGNESADACDVSPASADRVVAVGASDRDDDETDFSNFGECLSLYAPGVDIVSANFFGGSVALTGTSMASPHVAGVAALYAAKHPKALPKQLAAWLEDGSTKDVLGNAGEGSPNRLLYTNGL; translated from the coding sequence ATGCGCAAGAGAACGAGGCTCACAGCCTTCGCGGCGGCCGCCCTCACCGCTGCCTTGGTGGCGGCCGGACTCATGTCCGCGTCTTCCCAGTCCGCCCAGGCGTCCGACGAGCACGCCGCCCCCGCCACCCTGTACCGCTCGGCGAATGCCGTGCCGGGTCGCTACATCGTGACCCTCGGCAAGGGCGTCGACTCGGAGTCGATGACGGGCCTGGCCGGCGTGGAGCCGCTGTTCACCTACACATCGGCGATGCGCGGATTCGCCGCCGCGCTCAGCCCGCTTCAGCTCGACCAAGTGCGCTCCACCCCCGGGGTCGTGGCGGTCGAGGAGGACGCCGCGGTCTCGGTGCTGGGATCCACGGGCAGCCACACCCGGGCAGCGGCCCTGTCGGCCGCGGCCTTGTCGGCACCGGCGTCCTGGGGCCTGGACCGTATCGATCAGCACAACCTGCCGCTCGACAACAGTTTCACCCCGAAGAGCAGCGGCCGGGGCGCCACCGCCTACATCCTCGACACCGGCATCGACTTCGACCACACCGAGTTCGGCGGCCGCGCCAAGCTCGGCTACGACTCCGTCGGAGACGGATGGGAAGGGCGGGACTGCCACGGCCACGGCACCCATGTCGCGGGCACGGTCGCAGGCAAGACGTACGGCGTGGCGCGCGCGGCCTCCCTCGTCAGCATCCGGGTCCTCGACTGCCTGGGCTCGGGCACCTGGTCGAGTGTTATCGCCGGACTGGACTGGGTGGCCGCCCACGCCAAGCATCCGGCCGTCCTCAACGCCTCCATCGGCGGTGAGAAGTCGGTCGCGGTGAACAAGGCCGTCACCGCCGTCTCGGACAGCGGTGTCCTCCCGATCGTCGCGGCGGGCAACGAATCCGCGGACGCCTGCGACGTCTCGCCCGCGTCCGCGGACCGCGTGGTGGCCGTCGGCGCGAGTGACCGCGACGACGACGAGACCGACTTCTCCAACTTCGGCGAGTGCCTGTCGCTCTACGCGCCCGGCGTCGACATCGTCTCGGCCAACTTCTTCGGTGGCAGCGTCGCCCTGACGGGCACGTCCATGGCCTCTCCCCATGTCGCCGGCGTCGCGGCTCTCTACGCGGCGAAGCACCCGAAGGCACTCCCGAAGCAACTGGCCGCCTGGCTCGAGGACGGGTCCACCAAGGACGTTCTCGGCAACGCCGGCGAAGGCTCGCCCAACCGGCTCCTCTACACCAACGGTCTCTGA
- a CDS encoding LacI family DNA-binding transcriptional regulator: MPVTIADVAREAGVSKTTVSRVLNTKGEVDAGTAARVREVIASLGYVPSLGAVGLARGSSRTVGMLTPPLTWPWMGEVLQGVVDTVEAAGYGLLLFTCNRGAESVEHFTSQVSARAFDGLLVVEPENTLDTITAMHRKGLPVVLIDDRGHHPEFPSVATTNREGGASAAGHLLAAGRSRPLIVTGRRHFGCVQDRLEGFLEVLPTELIAEGDFTELSGRLAVERQLATGRHFDSVFAHNDLSAAGALRALRAAGRSVPDDIAVVGFDDIPMAQHTEPPLTTVRQPMREMGETAARMLLAHLGGTVAPHEPVILPTELIVRRSAPSS; encoded by the coding sequence ATGCCCGTCACCATCGCCGATGTCGCACGTGAGGCGGGCGTCAGTAAGACCACCGTGTCCCGCGTCCTGAACACCAAGGGCGAAGTCGACGCCGGCACGGCCGCCCGCGTTCGTGAAGTGATCGCAAGCCTCGGCTATGTGCCCAGCCTGGGGGCCGTCGGTCTGGCCCGCGGCAGCAGCCGTACGGTCGGCATGCTGACGCCCCCGCTCACCTGGCCCTGGATGGGCGAAGTACTCCAGGGAGTCGTGGACACCGTCGAGGCCGCCGGATACGGGCTGCTGCTCTTCACCTGCAACCGAGGCGCCGAGTCCGTCGAGCACTTCACCAGTCAGGTCTCCGCCCGCGCCTTCGACGGCCTCCTCGTCGTCGAACCCGAGAACACCCTCGACACCATCACCGCGATGCACCGCAAGGGACTCCCGGTCGTCCTGATCGACGACCGAGGCCACCACCCGGAGTTCCCGTCCGTCGCCACGACCAACCGCGAGGGCGGTGCGTCGGCCGCCGGCCATCTGCTGGCGGCGGGCCGCAGCCGCCCCCTGATCGTCACCGGCCGCCGGCACTTCGGCTGCGTACAGGACCGGCTCGAGGGGTTCCTCGAGGTCCTGCCGACCGAGCTGATCGCGGAGGGGGACTTCACCGAACTGTCGGGACGGCTCGCGGTCGAGCGGCAACTCGCCACGGGCAGGCACTTCGACTCGGTCTTCGCGCACAACGACCTCAGCGCTGCGGGGGCGCTGCGGGCGCTGCGTGCCGCGGGCCGGTCCGTGCCGGACGACATCGCCGTCGTCGGCTTCGACGACATCCCCATGGCCCAGCACACCGAGCCCCCGCTGACCACCGTCCGCCAGCCCATGCGGGAGATGGGCGAGACGGCGGCGCGGATGCTGCTGGCCCATCTCGGCGGCACGGTCGCTCCCCATGAACCCGTCATCCTGCCCACCGAGTTGATCGTCCGCCGATCCGCGCCGTCGTCATGA
- a CDS encoding glycoside hydrolase family 3 N-terminal domain-containing protein — protein sequence MPRLRAGTRTRARAGAGTRAGTAVLAATAVLTGLLAAAVPSAAADDPAPVTVDAFEGEVPFANPPAEGIFTWGSDADDQPKLEFKERADAPEGAKVLEGTYDISGWGGLTHDFAFDKPARDWTAHKGIRFWWFGQNTAPLPPGSGKRINFELKDGGANGEASELWTTSFTDDWEGWHLVEIPFADFVYRADYQPVGGIDHILGLNEMWGYALTLPTGAPGRFAMDGVQLYGKADPALKANVVTDAAVYPVAEGGTAQVKISVATTGSGPIDEPVTVAYTTEGGTAETGTDYTPVSGTVTFPAGSASGTSRTVAVTTKKDRTAESAETIPLKLTVTGAKPPAETPQVVVDAHGLPYLDKRLPVRKRVADLLSRMSLAEKAGQMTQAERNALKSQGDIAGYGLGSLLSGGGSVPTPNAPEAWAKMVDAYQLRAQATRFQIPLIYGVDAVHGHNNVIGSTIMPHNIGIGATRDPSVAEKAGAVTAKEVRATGIPWDFAPCLCVTRDERWGRSYEAFGEDPALVTAMETVIKGMQGAPSGKDLGRNDKVLATAKHFVGDGGTEFGSSSTGSYTIDQGITKVTRQELEAVHLAPFAEAVKRGTGTVMPSYSSLDILGDDQGPVKMHASAEMINGVLKDRMGFKGFVISDWQAIDQIPGDYPSDVRTSVNAGLDMIMVPTNYPDFHRTLQDEVNAGRVSEARINDAVSRILTQKFALGLFEKPYADTSNLPEIGSAAHRAVAREAAAKSQVLLKNDGAVLPLKPTQKVYVAGSNADDLGNQAGGWTITWQGSSGKITTGTTILEGIKKAAPDAVTYSKDASAPTDGHDVGVVVVGETPYAEGVGDVGNGHDLELSAADKAAVDKVCAAMKCAVLIVSGRPQLIGDRLGDIDALVASWLPGTEGDGVADVLYGRKAFTGQLPVTWPKSQAQLPINVGDKAYDPQYPYGWGLTTLKKPPTGGVLTLKAIAVAARILEAAGRADSPEARALVSQARLIAQEGIGQHITEASAKPFAEADHLLLTGDLTGAVAKLTLAYKFSPSGV from the coding sequence ATGCCACGCCTCAGAGCCGGAACCAGAACCAGAGCCAGAGCCGGAGCCGGAACCAGAGCCGGAACCGCCGTGCTCGCCGCGACCGCCGTACTCACCGGCCTCCTCGCCGCAGCCGTTCCGAGCGCCGCCGCCGACGACCCCGCACCCGTCACCGTCGACGCCTTCGAGGGGGAGGTCCCCTTCGCCAACCCCCCGGCCGAGGGGATCTTCACCTGGGGCAGCGACGCCGACGACCAGCCCAAGCTGGAGTTCAAGGAGCGCGCCGACGCCCCCGAGGGCGCCAAGGTCCTCGAAGGCACCTACGACATCAGTGGCTGGGGCGGACTCACCCACGACTTCGCCTTCGACAAGCCCGCCCGCGACTGGACCGCGCACAAAGGCATCCGTTTCTGGTGGTTCGGCCAGAACACCGCCCCGCTGCCGCCCGGATCCGGCAAGCGGATCAACTTCGAGCTGAAGGACGGCGGCGCCAACGGCGAGGCCTCCGAGCTGTGGACCACGTCCTTCACCGACGACTGGGAGGGCTGGCACCTCGTCGAGATCCCCTTCGCCGACTTCGTCTACCGCGCCGACTACCAGCCGGTCGGCGGCATCGACCACATCCTCGGCCTCAACGAGATGTGGGGGTACGCGCTCACCCTGCCGACCGGCGCGCCCGGCAGGTTCGCCATGGACGGCGTGCAGCTGTACGGCAAGGCAGACCCGGCGTTGAAGGCAAACGTTGTCACCGACGCCGCCGTGTACCCGGTGGCCGAGGGCGGCACCGCACAGGTGAAGATCTCCGTCGCCACCACCGGATCCGGGCCGATCGACGAGCCCGTCACCGTGGCGTACACGACCGAGGGCGGCACCGCCGAAACGGGCACGGACTACACACCGGTCTCCGGCACGGTCACTTTCCCGGCCGGTTCTGCTTCCGGCACGTCCCGGACCGTCGCCGTGACCACGAAGAAGGACCGCACGGCCGAGTCCGCGGAGACGATCCCGCTGAAGCTCACGGTCACCGGCGCCAAGCCCCCGGCCGAGACCCCCCAGGTCGTCGTGGACGCCCACGGCCTGCCGTATCTCGACAAGCGCCTCCCGGTGAGGAAGCGCGTCGCCGACCTCCTCTCCCGGATGTCCCTCGCGGAGAAGGCCGGTCAGATGACCCAGGCCGAGCGCAACGCCCTCAAGTCGCAGGGCGACATCGCCGGTTACGGCCTCGGCTCGCTGCTCTCCGGCGGCGGCTCGGTGCCCACCCCCAACGCCCCCGAGGCATGGGCGAAGATGGTCGACGCCTACCAACTGCGCGCCCAGGCAACGCGGTTCCAGATCCCGCTGATCTACGGCGTGGACGCGGTGCACGGCCACAACAATGTCATCGGGTCGACGATCATGCCGCACAACATCGGCATCGGGGCCACCCGCGACCCGTCCGTCGCCGAGAAGGCCGGCGCGGTGACAGCGAAGGAAGTACGCGCCACCGGCATTCCATGGGACTTCGCGCCCTGTCTCTGCGTCACCCGCGACGAGCGCTGGGGCCGTTCCTACGAGGCCTTCGGCGAGGACCCGGCCCTGGTCACCGCCATGGAGACGGTGATCAAGGGCATGCAGGGCGCACCGTCGGGCAAGGACCTCGGCCGCAATGACAAGGTGCTGGCCACCGCCAAGCACTTCGTCGGCGACGGCGGTACGGAATTCGGCTCGTCCTCCACCGGCTCGTACACGATCGACCAGGGCATCACGAAGGTCACCCGGCAGGAGCTGGAAGCAGTGCACCTCGCGCCGTTCGCAGAGGCGGTGAAGCGCGGCACCGGCACGGTGATGCCCTCGTACTCCTCGCTGGACATCCTCGGCGACGACCAGGGCCCGGTGAAGATGCACGCCAGTGCGGAGATGATCAACGGTGTGCTGAAGGACCGTATGGGCTTCAAGGGCTTCGTCATCAGCGACTGGCAGGCGATCGACCAGATTCCCGGCGACTACCCGAGCGACGTCCGTACGTCCGTCAATGCCGGACTCGACATGATCATGGTTCCGACGAACTACCCGGACTTCCACAGGACCCTGCAGGACGAGGTCAACGCGGGCCGTGTCTCCGAGGCCCGGATCAATGACGCGGTGTCCCGGATCCTGACCCAGAAGTTCGCCCTGGGTCTCTTCGAGAAGCCGTACGCGGACACCTCCAACCTGCCGGAGATCGGCTCGGCCGCACACCGCGCCGTGGCGCGTGAGGCCGCAGCCAAGTCCCAGGTCCTGCTGAAGAACGACGGCGCTGTACTGCCGCTGAAGCCGACCCAGAAGGTGTACGTCGCCGGGTCCAACGCCGACGACCTCGGCAACCAGGCCGGCGGCTGGACCATCACCTGGCAGGGCTCCTCCGGAAAGATCACCACGGGTACGACCATCCTGGAAGGCATCAAGAAGGCCGCTCCCGACGCGGTCACCTACTCCAAGGACGCCTCCGCGCCCACCGACGGCCATGACGTCGGCGTGGTCGTGGTCGGCGAGACCCCGTACGCCGAGGGCGTCGGCGATGTCGGCAACGGCCACGACCTGGAGCTGAGCGCCGCCGACAAGGCCGCCGTCGACAAGGTCTGTGCCGCGATGAAGTGCGCCGTGCTGATCGTCTCCGGCCGCCCCCAGCTCATCGGCGACCGCCTCGGCGACATCGACGCCCTTGTCGCCTCCTGGCTCCCGGGCACGGAGGGCGACGGCGTCGCCGACGTCCTCTACGGCAGGAAGGCCTTCACCGGACAGCTCCCGGTCACCTGGCCGAAGTCCCAGGCGCAGCTGCCGATCAATGTCGGGGACAAGGCGTACGACCCGCAGTACCCGTACGGCTGGGGTCTGACCACGCTCAAGAAGCCGCCGACGGGCGGGGTGCTCACCCTCAAAGCGATCGCCGTCGCGGCAAGGATCCTTGAGGCGGCGGGCCGGGCGGACTCCCCGGAAGCCCGTGCGCTGGTCTCGCAGGCCCGCCTGATCGCCCAGGAGGGGATCGGCCAGCACATCACCGAGGCTTCGGCGAAGCCCTTCGCCGAAGCGGACCACCTTCTGCTGACCGGGGACCTGACGGGGGCGGTGGCGAAGCTGACGCTGGCGTACAAATTCAGCCCCTCCGGCGTTTGA
- a CDS encoding ATP-binding protein, with amino-acid sequence MNDEPQLPYFREAFYRRDRRSVSAAREFTRQALTDWATADRADDVLLCVSELATNALMHGVPPGRGFRLHLFLHADGVLRVELHDSGDGCVRLSPPHPDDEGGRGLLLVAALADKWGVGERSPGKTVWCEFALVADPSQIRYRKSQIATLGN; translated from the coding sequence ATGAACGACGAACCCCAACTTCCGTACTTCCGCGAGGCGTTCTACCGCCGGGACCGCCGGTCCGTCTCCGCGGCCAGGGAGTTCACCCGGCAGGCGCTGACCGACTGGGCCACGGCCGACAGGGCGGACGACGTATTGCTCTGCGTGAGTGAGCTGGCCACCAACGCGCTGATGCACGGTGTGCCGCCGGGCCGCGGCTTCCGGCTGCACCTGTTCCTGCATGCGGACGGCGTCCTGCGCGTCGAGCTCCACGACAGCGGCGACGGGTGCGTACGGCTGTCGCCGCCGCACCCGGACGACGAGGGCGGCCGCGGCCTCCTCCTCGTCGCGGCGCTGGCGGACAAGTGGGGAGTGGGTGAGCGCAGCCCGGGCAAGACGGTGTGGTGCGAGTTCGCCCTGGTGGCGGATCCATCTCAAATCCGCTACAGAAAGTCGCAAATCGCTACGCTGGGTAATTGA
- a CDS encoding ricin-type beta-trefoil lectin domain protein: MARRTGTIRILLASALATAGLTGLTTGSAHAAGEQVNVWLTTTDDAGGRHVTRGLQQQTPVNFQAGSGGSGTTITVDENTRFQTFTGGGASFTDTAAWLMKGSGALSQATRDATMKKLFSPTEGIGLSFVRNPMGGSDLARFGYTYDDASAGQSDPALSKFSIAHDLADVLPLTKQAKQLNPALTTVASPWTAPAWMKDSGQLNGGWLKSEYYGTYANYFVKYLQAYRDQGIPVDYVTAQNEPTCCDSYPSMSWNGSGLAYFTKSELLPKLQAAGLPTKVLAHDWNWDTYDAYAAPTVNDAAVRSHPNFGGIAWHGYGGNISKQTEVHNQYPQLDAFQTEHSGGTWIANQQREDMTNIIDYTRNWAKSVTKWSLAVDQNRGPHNGGCGVCDGLVTVHNGDGRHGQVDYMIEYYTMGHLTKFVRPGAHRIASTASSAVPNVAWRNPDGSKALIAYNDGSAAQTITVNWGGQHTTYSLPGKTSATFTWSGTQAGGSDPTGSLTGLAGKCLDVAGGADADGTAVQLWDCNGSAAQQWTVRADGTVQALGTCLDVTAGSTANGAKVQLYGCNGSGAQQWRYEPSSGDLVNVPADKCLDVSDNSSANGARAQIWACTGAANQKWRLRS; this comes from the coding sequence ATGGCACGACGTACCGGAACGATCAGAATCCTGCTCGCATCGGCCCTGGCCACCGCCGGACTCACCGGTCTGACGACCGGCTCGGCGCACGCCGCGGGCGAGCAGGTGAACGTCTGGCTGACCACGACGGACGACGCCGGCGGCCGACATGTCACCCGCGGCCTCCAGCAGCAGACACCCGTCAACTTCCAGGCGGGCAGCGGCGGCAGCGGCACCACCATCACCGTCGACGAGAACACCCGCTTCCAGACCTTCACCGGCGGCGGCGCCTCCTTCACGGACACCGCGGCCTGGCTGATGAAGGGCAGCGGAGCGCTGTCCCAGGCGACCCGTGACGCGACGATGAAGAAGCTCTTCTCGCCGACCGAGGGAATCGGGCTCTCCTTCGTCCGCAATCCGATGGGCGGCTCGGACCTGGCCCGCTTCGGTTACACGTACGACGATGCGTCGGCCGGCCAGAGCGACCCGGCACTGTCGAAGTTCTCGATCGCGCACGACCTCGCCGACGTACTGCCGCTGACGAAGCAGGCCAAGCAGCTCAATCCGGCGCTCACCACGGTGGCCTCGCCATGGACGGCACCCGCCTGGATGAAGGACAGCGGGCAGCTCAACGGCGGCTGGCTGAAGTCGGAGTACTACGGCACCTACGCGAACTACTTCGTGAAGTATCTCCAGGCCTACCGCGACCAGGGCATCCCGGTCGACTACGTCACCGCGCAGAACGAGCCGACCTGCTGCGACAGTTACCCGTCGATGAGCTGGAACGGCTCGGGTCTCGCGTACTTCACCAAGAGCGAGCTGTTGCCGAAGCTCCAGGCGGCGGGCCTGCCGACCAAGGTGCTGGCGCACGACTGGAACTGGGACACCTACGACGCGTACGCCGCCCCGACAGTGAATGACGCGGCGGTCCGCAGCCACCCGAACTTCGGCGGGATCGCCTGGCACGGCTACGGCGGGAACATCTCCAAGCAGACCGAGGTGCACAATCAGTATCCGCAGCTGGACGCCTTCCAGACCGAGCACTCCGGCGGCACCTGGATCGCCAACCAGCAGCGCGAGGACATGACCAACATCATCGACTACACCCGTAACTGGGCGAAGTCGGTGACCAAATGGTCCCTCGCCGTCGACCAGAACCGGGGCCCGCACAACGGCGGCTGCGGAGTCTGCGACGGACTCGTCACGGTGCACAACGGCGACGGTCGACACGGCCAGGTCGACTACATGATCGAGTACTACACGATGGGCCACCTCACCAAGTTCGTGCGGCCGGGCGCCCACCGGATCGCCTCGACGGCGAGCTCGGCCGTGCCGAACGTGGCCTGGCGCAACCCCGACGGCTCGAAGGCGCTGATCGCGTACAACGACGGCTCGGCAGCACAGACGATCACCGTCAACTGGGGCGGTCAGCACACAACTTACTCACTGCCGGGAAAGACATCCGCGACCTTCACCTGGTCCGGCACACAGGCCGGCGGCTCGGACCCCACCGGTAGCCTGACCGGCCTGGCGGGCAAATGCCTCGATGTGGCGGGCGGCGCCGACGCGGACGGCACGGCCGTCCAGCTCTGGGACTGCAACGGCTCCGCCGCCCAGCAGTGGACGGTCCGCGCGGACGGCACCGTTCAGGCGCTCGGCACATGCCTGGACGTGACCGCCGGCTCGACCGCGAACGGTGCGAAGGTCCAGCTGTACGGGTGCAACGGCTCCGGCGCACAGCAGTGGCGCTACGAACCGTCGAGCGGTGATCTGGTGAACGTCCCGGCGGACAAGTGCCTCGACGTCTCCGACAACTCCTCGGCGAACGGCGCCCGCGCACAGATCTGGGCGTGCACCGGAGCCGCCAACCAGAAGTGGCGGCTCCGGTCCTGA
- a CDS encoding helix-turn-helix domain-containing protein produces MHPARRTKRITSWHVIGAQLATFRKAARMTQAELATQFCVGEDTIASIEQGRRALKLDLAIALDELLDTKRALQTAVDKVPERERYPAFAQDFIDHEQEALTLLWYENQVVPGLLQTEDYAQSVFSCLYPPIRTEDAEERLSARLDRQKVFDRKPWPPMMNFLIEEVILHRPIGGREVLREQIRHLRRCAELPFLGLQIMPTAREKHAGLNGPMVLLETPEHDQLAYMEGQRVSFLVDDADEVSVLQQKYGMLRSQALTPEESMGLLDDLAGE; encoded by the coding sequence ATGCACCCAGCCAGAAGGACCAAGAGGATCACCTCTTGGCATGTGATCGGCGCCCAGCTCGCGACCTTCCGCAAGGCGGCCCGGATGACCCAGGCCGAGCTGGCGACGCAGTTCTGCGTGGGCGAGGACACGATCGCCTCGATCGAGCAGGGGCGCAGGGCGCTCAAGCTGGATCTCGCGATCGCGCTCGATGAACTGCTCGACACGAAGAGGGCGTTGCAGACTGCGGTGGACAAGGTGCCGGAGCGGGAGCGGTATCCGGCGTTCGCGCAGGACTTCATCGACCACGAGCAGGAGGCGCTGACCCTGCTCTGGTACGAGAACCAGGTGGTTCCGGGTCTGTTGCAGACCGAGGACTACGCCCAATCCGTCTTCTCCTGCCTCTATCCACCGATCAGGACAGAGGACGCCGAGGAGCGGCTCTCGGCACGACTCGATCGGCAGAAGGTCTTCGACCGAAAGCCGTGGCCTCCGATGATGAACTTCCTTATCGAGGAGGTCATCCTGCATCGGCCCATCGGCGGCCGGGAGGTGCTGCGGGAGCAGATCCGCCATCTGCGGCGTTGCGCTGAACTCCCTTTCCTGGGACTGCAGATCATGCCGACTGCACGGGAGAAGCACGCTGGGCTTAACGGCCCCATGGTTCTGCTGGAGACCCCCGAACACGATCAACTGGCCTATATGGAGGGGCAACGGGTCAGCTTCCTCGTCGATGACGCCGACGAGGTCAGTGTCCTCCAGCAGAAATATGGGATGCTGCGATCACAGGCCCTCACCCCCGAGGAGAGCATGGGTCTGCTGGACGATCTGGCAGGAGAGTAA
- a CDS encoding DUF397 domain-containing protein, translating to MNPAVLIWFKSSYSGSEGGACVEVAYDWQKSSYSGDEGGACVEVATHPLAVHIRDSKNPTGPVLTVAPAAWATFVAER from the coding sequence ATGAATCCCGCAGTACTGATCTGGTTCAAGTCCAGCTACAGCGGCAGCGAAGGCGGCGCCTGCGTCGAAGTCGCCTACGACTGGCAGAAGTCGAGCTACAGCGGTGACGAGGGCGGCGCCTGCGTCGAAGTCGCCACCCACCCCCTCGCCGTCCACATCCGCGACTCCAAGAACCCCACCGGCCCCGTTCTCACCGTCGCTCCGGCCGCCTGGGCGACCTTCGTCGCCGAGCGCTGA